From a single Candidatus Chlorobium masyuteum genomic region:
- a CDS encoding transcriptional regulator: MKEISKPRPYTEEAKRLRWEIKKKFKTQVSLCQAIGAKDSSIIAPYIAGYNRIGNILRDRLEAVGIDVNYIIYGKKGAPELPSPPPDQNLDTLLTQCSDKIQHLQGEVISINNELLKLNKLIDTIKKRLSE; the protein is encoded by the coding sequence ATGAAAGAAATATCTAAACCAAGGCCGTATACAGAAGAGGCAAAACGTCTCAGGTGGGAGATTAAAAAGAAGTTTAAAACACAGGTATCGCTCTGCCAGGCAATAGGCGCCAAAGACTCATCCATCATCGCGCCCTATATTGCAGGCTATAACCGCATCGGCAACATCCTTCGAGACAGGCTCGAAGCTGTCGGCATTGACGTCAACTACATCATCTACGGCAAAAAAGGGGCTCCGGAGCTGCCTTCACCTCCCCCGGACCAAAACCTTGACACGTTGCTCACTCAATGCAGTGATAAAATCCAACACCTGCAAGGTGAAGTGATCAGCATCAACAACGAACTGCTCAAACTCAACAAACTCATCGACACCATAAAAAAAAGGCTATCAGAGTAG
- a CDS encoding tetratricopeptide repeat protein has protein sequence MEWKWNHIKIDGNNNLVLQDIDGNMTTIAINAFIEKFTNELKEEIHLLYGRLSDKEKIETLSDIVREQLQDELKKAIDAKAGLENRITTLLEEFKNKDISTTDSLYQEAFSLFMNGKLDEALVVLDDAKLDERAQEVKNEQRQVAETFLLKAQLLQLTFAFEKAAKNFEKAITIFPDRQTYLTAANFYAYLNDYKKAEPLYKKALLLAEKPQERATTLNNLAILQKAKNDYGTAEEGYKEALAVYRQLAETNPQTYLPDVAMTLNNLAVLQSHQNDYGTAEEGYKEALAVYRQLAETNPQTYLPDVATTLNNLAILQKAKNDYGTAEEGYKEALAIRRQLAETNPQTYLPYVATTLNNLANLQSDQNDYGTAEDGYKEALAVYRQLAETNPQTYLPYVATTLNNLANLQSDQNDYGTAEDGYKEALAIRRQLAETNPQTYLPDVAGTLINVGIYYHDAVPDQHQSLACITEALNIILPLIERLPNTKKYAAVAFQVLVAWGINPEEFIRQL, from the coding sequence ATGGAGTGGAAATGGAATCATATCAAGATTGATGGGAACAACAATCTCGTCCTCCAAGATATCGACGGGAACATGACAACTATTGCGATCAATGCCTTTATTGAAAAGTTCACTAATGAATTGAAAGAAGAGATCCATTTGCTGTATGGTAGACTGAGCGATAAAGAAAAAATCGAAACCCTTTCAGATATAGTAAGAGAACAGCTCCAGGATGAATTAAAAAAAGCTATCGATGCTAAAGCTGGCCTTGAAAATCGTATTACCACGTTATTAGAAGAGTTCAAGAACAAGGATATATCCACAACGGATAGCCTTTATCAAGAAGCATTTTCGCTGTTCATGAATGGGAAATTAGATGAGGCGCTTGTCGTTCTTGATGATGCGAAGCTTGATGAAAGGGCACAAGAAGTAAAGAATGAACAGAGACAGGTAGCAGAGACGTTTTTGCTTAAAGCGCAATTGCTTCAGCTCACATTTGCTTTTGAAAAAGCCGCCAAAAACTTTGAAAAAGCTATAACAATATTCCCTGACAGGCAAACATACCTCACCGCAGCAAACTTTTATGCTTACCTCAATGATTATAAAAAAGCTGAGCCGCTGTATAAAAAAGCTTTACTGTTAGCAGAAAAACCGCAAGAGCGGGCAACGACGCTGAACAATCTGGCTATTTTGCAAAAAGCCAAGAACGATTATGGAACCGCCGAGGAAGGGTATAAGGAGGCTCTTGCAGTCTATCGGCAACTTGCCGAAACCAACCCGCAGACCTACCTGCCGGATGTCGCCATGACATTGAACAATCTGGCTGTTTTGCAATCCCATCAGAACGATTATGGAACCGCCGAGGAAGGGTATAAGGAGGCTCTTGCAGTCTATCGGCAACTTGCCGAAACCAACCCGCAGACCTACCTGCCGGATGTCGCAACGACATTGAACAATCTGGCTATTTTGCAAAAAGCCAAGAACGATTATGGAACCGCCGAGGAAGGGTATAAGGAGGCTTTGGCGATAAGACGGCAACTTGCCGAAACCAACCCGCAGACCTACCTGCCGTATGTCGCAACGACATTGAACAATCTGGCTAATTTGCAATCCGATCAGAACGATTATGGAACCGCCGAGGACGGGTATAAGGAGGCTCTTGCAGTCTATCGGCAACTTGCCGAAACCAACCCGCAGACCTACCTGCCGTATGTCGCAACGACATTGAACAATCTGGCTAATTTGCAATCCGATCAGAACGATTATGGAACCGCCGAGGACGGGTATAAGGAGGCTTTGGCGATAAGACGGCAACTTGCCGAAACCAACCCGCAGACCTACCTGCCGGATGTCGCGGGGACGCTCATTAATGTTGGCATTTATTATCATGATGCAGTGCCTGACCAGCATCAATCACTTGCATGTATTACAGAGGCATTAAACATAATATTACCTTTAATAGAGCGCTTGCCGAATACAAAAAAATATGCGGCGGTAGCATTTCAAGTGCTCGTAGCTTGGGGTATTAATCCCGAAGAGTTTATCAGGCAACTGTAA
- a CDS encoding primase C-terminal domain-containing protein encodes MRLKTFKVFKLKLLKNAMEMHDGRVLISCSKHTAEGFKAIRIPFDRVEAMARFQGNYSATAFRDGYRDGEHALQGQELIILDCDDRYSIGEAMVDFADFIGLIATTRNHMKEKHGVIAERFRVILPTDKPILLEREAFKLMMAEVMACYNHADKACKNIDRMYYGFPDAEVYYLEGTQLFDWALFYRRALVRQRREKLLEAGRARNKNKSATLKRSYKSFFMKRFVPGNRNNTLYQLACWMRDEGVEECDRLLLELNQSSGCPLDEHEVRRILRQVQ; translated from the coding sequence ATGCGGCTAAAGACGTTCAAGGTGTTCAAGCTCAAATTACTCAAAAACGCTATGGAAATGCATGACGGGCGTGTGTTGATTTCATGCAGCAAGCACACGGCGGAAGGGTTCAAGGCGATACGGATTCCCTTTGACCGGGTAGAAGCGATGGCGCGCTTCCAGGGAAATTACTCGGCCACAGCGTTCCGGGACGGGTATCGGGATGGGGAGCATGCGCTCCAGGGGCAGGAACTGATTATTCTTGATTGTGATGACCGCTATTCGATTGGTGAGGCCATGGTAGATTTTGCGGATTTTATTGGCCTGATTGCGACAACCCGTAACCACATGAAAGAGAAGCATGGGGTGATTGCCGAGCGGTTCAGGGTGATACTGCCAACGGACAAACCGATTTTGCTTGAGCGTGAAGCCTTTAAGTTAATGATGGCTGAAGTGATGGCCTGCTACAACCATGCTGACAAGGCCTGCAAGAACATTGACCGGATGTATTACGGATTCCCTGATGCCGAAGTGTATTACCTGGAAGGAACACAATTGTTTGACTGGGCGCTTTTTTACCGGCGGGCTCTCGTGCGGCAAAGAAGAGAGAAGCTGCTTGAAGCTGGCCGAGCCCGGAACAAGAACAAAAGTGCAACGCTGAAGAGAAGCTACAAGAGCTTTTTCATGAAGCGCTTTGTACCGGGGAACCGCAATAATACCCTCTATCAGCTTGCCTGCTGGATGAGAGATGAGGGAGTTGAAGAGTGTGACCGCTTGTTGCTGGAGCTGAACCAGAGCTCCGGATGCCCGCTTGATGAGCATGAAGTGAGGAGGATTCTCAGACAGGTTCAATGA
- a CDS encoding DUF3987 domain-containing protein — protein MSDANVSIGPHEMRLQEARRRQAAHTNELPRFPEVAVSDIFFAPVLDYLQSMTDAPREFLFVSMFMTSAAVIGNRVSMQVGSQRVKPNLYGLCLAGSTVGRKTTVVSFCTRYLRRAEELLQEEQIKFRMPDSGSHEGLMESMREPRLIPKTEGQGAKRIRSEEMEQKEVMNSGIACYSEFASFLDNLRKDYNKGMESFILDVYDGNSHTRQLKNEQSRIVNPCLSIFGASTLTQFLQRITEKDKHSGFLQRICYCFVAEHRGKMKSLIENSTPDEGMEALIAGNLEKIFRTACLIEQQSIEIKLSVEAREIYQHSFEGEHEELAEIAKSDAEFSGVLMGYQGRLDMMKFKAAMIYLVVEETNRIAESNAPPVLLITGEMMKRAVALIRYFWKTISYLLMNHFKFTPYEQRMKRVIDILTKQGGVMNRRKLLHRTGWKAKEFEEVISTGIETDVFALQEERQGSGQSTKFIQLLEH, from the coding sequence ATGAGTGATGCCAATGTTTCAATCGGGCCTCATGAGATGCGATTGCAGGAGGCAAGACGGCGGCAAGCGGCACACACCAATGAACTACCCCGTTTTCCCGAGGTGGCGGTGTCTGATATTTTTTTTGCTCCGGTACTGGACTACCTGCAGTCGATGACTGATGCTCCACGGGAGTTTTTGTTTGTGAGCATGTTTATGACCTCTGCTGCCGTGATTGGCAACAGGGTTTCGATGCAGGTTGGAAGCCAGAGGGTCAAACCCAACCTCTACGGGCTTTGCCTTGCCGGTTCAACGGTTGGGAGAAAGACGACGGTGGTTTCTTTTTGCACAAGGTATTTGCGAAGAGCTGAAGAGCTGCTGCAGGAGGAGCAGATCAAGTTCCGGATGCCGGATTCAGGAAGCCATGAGGGGTTGATGGAGAGCATGCGGGAGCCCCGGCTTATACCGAAAACAGAGGGACAGGGCGCGAAGCGGATTCGGAGTGAGGAGATGGAGCAGAAGGAGGTGATGAACTCAGGAATTGCCTGCTACAGTGAGTTTGCGAGCTTTCTTGATAATCTCCGTAAGGATTACAACAAGGGTATGGAGTCATTCATCCTGGATGTTTATGACGGCAACAGCCATACCCGGCAGTTGAAAAACGAGCAGTCGAGGATTGTTAATCCATGCCTCTCTATTTTTGGCGCGTCTACCCTGACTCAGTTTCTCCAGCGAATAACCGAGAAGGACAAGCATAGCGGCTTTTTGCAGCGAATCTGCTATTGCTTTGTGGCGGAGCATCGAGGAAAGATGAAGTCGCTGATTGAGAACAGCACTCCGGATGAGGGCATGGAGGCATTGATTGCCGGAAACCTTGAGAAGATATTCCGGACGGCATGCCTGATTGAGCAACAAAGCATAGAGATCAAGCTCTCTGTGGAGGCGCGGGAGATCTATCAGCACTCTTTTGAGGGCGAGCATGAAGAGCTTGCTGAAATCGCCAAAAGCGATGCCGAGTTTTCGGGCGTGCTGATGGGCTATCAGGGGCGTCTTGATATGATGAAGTTCAAGGCGGCGATGATCTATCTGGTGGTTGAAGAGACCAACCGTATTGCCGAATCAAACGCTCCGCCGGTTCTTTTGATAACGGGCGAGATGATGAAGCGGGCTGTGGCACTGATACGTTATTTCTGGAAGACCATAAGCTACCTCTTGATGAACCACTTCAAGTTCACCCCTTATGAACAGCGGATGAAACGGGTGATCGATATTCTGACCAAGCAAGGGGGCGTTATGAACCGCAGAAAGCTGCTGCACAGAACCGGATGGAAGGCAAAGGAGTTTGAGGAGGTGATCAGCACCGGCATTGAAACGGATGTGTTTGCCTTGCAAGAAGAGCGACAGGGATCGGGACAATCGACCAAATTCATTCAACTTTTGGAACATTAG
- a CDS encoding helix-turn-helix transcriptional regulator, which yields MHVTKFYRLRDIIGDRKQGIPSILPVSRAAWYAGIKEGRYPKPVKLSEKTAAWRAVDIEMLVERLNNGCWNVQAEQRGLDGIQKPCGRGGPEA from the coding sequence ATGCATGTAACAAAATTCTATCGGCTGCGGGACATTATCGGAGACCGCAAACAGGGAATTCCAAGCATTTTGCCAGTCTCGCGAGCAGCATGGTATGCAGGGATAAAAGAGGGGCGGTATCCCAAACCCGTAAAACTTTCGGAAAAGACTGCCGCATGGCGGGCAGTTGATATTGAGATGTTGGTGGAAAGGCTCAATAATGGGTGCTGGAACGTACAGGCGGAGCAGCGAGGCCTGGATGGAATACAAAAGCCTTGCGGGAGAGGAGGCCCGGAAGCATGA
- a CDS encoding helix-turn-helix domain-containing protein yields the protein METIPPLQKPKRKFINLDSLVWYAMEIYDLPISKISIYRAVKSGSLPSTKKNGRLLFRITDVEKWIEGTSEKMGGA from the coding sequence ATGGAAACCATCCCCCCCCTCCAGAAGCCGAAACGGAAGTTTATCAACCTTGATAGTCTGGTTTGGTATGCAATGGAGATTTACGATCTCCCTATTTCAAAGATTTCAATTTATCGCGCCGTAAAAAGCGGATCGTTGCCGTCAACCAAGAAAAACGGGCGGTTGCTGTTTCGTATTACCGATGTCGAAAAGTGGATTGAGGGAACCTCCGAGAAAATGGGAGGTGCGTGA
- a CDS encoding tyrosine-type recombinase/integrase encodes MSRSVLPLSAKKVEAAKATEKPQTLFDGGGLFLFIPAKKYSKDGKQLPVSRWWRLKYTFSGKACIISLGTYPDISLEEARERRQKARNLLANGINPSEERKQRSAAELLSKEIERNTFERVARLWLEVARTEWTDGHTRTVISRLERDILPPLGSRQISDITTKDVLAALRLVEERHAYESAHRIKTIIGQVFNFAIVSDIPGVENNPAAGLSKVLKQPNKKSMAAILNPDKLGRLLVDIDNYAGSFVVRCALKLAPMLFVRPGELRNAKWKDIDMERLAWQLPVEDTKLTLKEKAKRKGQVHTVPLARQAVEVLQALQPFTGSSEYVFPGRAASRVLSENTVNQALRTMGWDQETVTGHGFRATARTMLHETLGFSPDAIEAQLGHRVPDRLGAAYNRTQHLDERTRMMQAWADYLNNLKGGAKIDDVDALQSLPFIRLVK; translated from the coding sequence ATGTCGAGAAGCGTTCTTCCATTGTCAGCTAAAAAGGTAGAGGCGGCTAAGGCTACCGAGAAACCACAGACGCTCTTTGATGGCGGTGGTTTGTTTTTGTTTATTCCTGCCAAGAAGTATAGCAAGGATGGGAAGCAGTTACCTGTTTCGAGGTGGTGGCGTCTGAAGTATACCTTTAGTGGAAAGGCTTGCATCATCTCTTTGGGAACCTATCCTGATATAAGCTTGGAGGAGGCGCGTGAGCGAAGGCAGAAGGCCCGAAATCTGCTTGCCAATGGTATCAATCCAAGTGAGGAACGAAAACAGCGGAGTGCTGCCGAATTACTGTCAAAAGAGATTGAGCGGAATACTTTTGAAAGAGTGGCGCGGCTATGGCTTGAGGTGGCGCGGACGGAGTGGACGGATGGTCATACAAGAACGGTTATTAGCCGACTTGAAAGGGATATTCTGCCTCCATTGGGAAGCCGTCAAATTTCTGATATCACCACAAAAGATGTTCTGGCCGCTCTGCGGCTGGTTGAGGAGCGCCATGCTTATGAGTCAGCTCATAGAATCAAAACTATTATTGGTCAGGTTTTCAATTTTGCGATTGTCAGCGATATTCCCGGTGTTGAAAACAATCCTGCGGCTGGTTTGAGCAAAGTGCTGAAGCAGCCCAATAAAAAGAGTATGGCGGCTATTCTGAACCCTGACAAGTTAGGCCGCTTGTTGGTGGATATTGACAATTACGCAGGATCTTTTGTGGTTCGTTGTGCACTGAAGCTTGCGCCTATGTTGTTTGTTCGACCCGGTGAGTTGCGTAACGCGAAGTGGAAAGATATTGATATGGAGAGGCTGGCCTGGCAGTTGCCGGTTGAGGATACGAAGCTGACCCTTAAAGAGAAGGCCAAGAGGAAAGGGCAGGTTCACACGGTTCCTCTTGCCCGGCAGGCTGTTGAGGTGTTGCAGGCTCTTCAACCTTTTACCGGTAGCAGCGAGTATGTTTTTCCCGGTCGGGCTGCCTCAAGGGTACTATCAGAGAATACGGTTAATCAGGCATTAAGAACCATGGGGTGGGATCAGGAGACCGTGACTGGTCATGGTTTCAGGGCAACAGCACGGACCATGCTTCATGAGACTTTGGGGTTCAGCCCCGATGCGATTGAGGCACAGCTCGGGCACAGGGTGCCGGACCGGTTAGGGGCGGCTTATAACAGGACACAGCATCTCGATGAGCGTACCCGAATGATGCAGGCATGGGCAGACTATCTGAATAATCTGAAAGGTGGCGCGAAGATTGACGATGTTGATGCGTTACAATCTCTGCCGTTTATCAGGCTTGTCAAGTAA
- a CDS encoding YqgE/AlgH family protein encodes MVNEFEKLKAGKLLLASANLLESSFKRTVLLMCEHNEKGSLGFILNRPMEFKVCEAIAGFEDIEELLHMGGPVQVDTVHFLHSRGDLIEDSLEILPGLFWGGDKNELSYLLNTGIMMPSEIRFFLGYAGWTAGQLEAEFDEGSWYTADASKELIFSDAYERMWSRSVRSKGGEYQIIANAPELPGLN; translated from the coding sequence ATGGTAAACGAATTTGAAAAGCTTAAAGCAGGCAAACTTCTGCTCGCATCAGCCAATCTGCTTGAGTCGAGTTTCAAGCGGACCGTGCTGCTTATGTGCGAGCATAATGAGAAAGGCTCTCTTGGTTTTATCCTGAACCGTCCGATGGAGTTCAAGGTATGTGAGGCTATTGCCGGTTTTGAGGATATAGAGGAGCTGCTGCACATGGGCGGGCCGGTACAGGTTGATACCGTTCATTTTCTCCATTCAAGGGGCGACCTGATAGAGGATTCACTTGAGATTCTTCCCGGGCTCTTCTGGGGGGGCGACAAAAACGAGCTGAGTTATCTGCTCAACACCGGTATCATGATGCCGTCTGAAATCAGGTTTTTTCTCGGCTATGCCGGATGGACTGCCGGGCAGCTTGAAGCTGAGTTTGACGAAGGGTCATGGTACACGGCTGACGCATCGAAGGAGCTGATATTCAGTGATGCCTATGAGCGGATGTGGAGCCGTTCAGTCCGCTCCAAGGGCGGAGAGTACCAAATCATTGCCAACGCGCCCGAACTTCCGGGACTGAATTAA
- the bcp gene encoding thioredoxin-dependent thiol peroxidase: MAISILEEGTSAPAISALDQDGKPVTLEEYRGRKVILYFYPKDDTPGCTKEACAFRDNFPNFKALGVEVLGVSVDNEKKHKKFEEKYQLPFRLVADPEKSIVEAYGVWGQKKFMGREYMGTSRVTYLINEEGKIEKVWPKVNPSEHAEELLNYLQKKT; encoded by the coding sequence ATGGCAATATCAATACTTGAAGAAGGAACTTCTGCTCCTGCTATTTCGGCGCTTGATCAGGACGGAAAGCCGGTCACCCTTGAAGAGTACCGTGGCCGGAAGGTTATACTCTATTTCTATCCCAAGGATGATACTCCCGGCTGCACAAAGGAGGCTTGTGCTTTTCGTGATAATTTCCCTAACTTTAAAGCATTAGGGGTTGAGGTTCTTGGCGTGAGCGTTGATAATGAAAAGAAACACAAGAAGTTTGAGGAGAAATATCAGCTGCCATTCCGTCTGGTTGCCGATCCTGAAAAGAGTATTGTTGAGGCTTACGGTGTCTGGGGTCAGAAAAAATTCATGGGACGTGAATATATGGGAACCAGTCGGGTAACCTACCTGATTAATGAAGAGGGTAAGATTGAAAAAGTGTGGCCGAAAGTCAATCCTTCGGAACATGCGGAGGAGTTGCTTAACTATCTGCAGAAAAAAACCTGA
- a CDS encoding NUDIX domain-containing protein, protein MRSYTYCPICGNRLEGARIDGRQRMFCPVCAWVHYINPLPVALAYTVNRENELLVVRRAQEPALNEWALPGGFIEAGEEPHEGCLRELMEETALNGRIDRLIGIYHREVEMYGSLLVVAYRVIVDDDTIAINNELFDAGFYPHHLIPEVRIPLHIKVISDARESESLL, encoded by the coding sequence ATGAGATCGTATACCTACTGCCCGATATGCGGAAACAGGCTCGAAGGCGCCAGGATTGATGGTCGTCAGAGAATGTTCTGCCCCGTCTGCGCCTGGGTGCACTATATAAATCCCCTCCCCGTCGCACTGGCCTATACGGTCAACAGAGAAAATGAACTGCTTGTGGTGCGCCGGGCCCAGGAACCTGCACTGAACGAATGGGCTCTGCCCGGTGGTTTTATTGAAGCCGGCGAAGAGCCTCACGAAGGGTGCCTGCGGGAACTGATGGAGGAGACGGCATTGAACGGCAGAATTGATCGGCTTATCGGCATCTATCACCGGGAGGTGGAGATGTATGGATCGCTGCTTGTGGTCGCCTACAGGGTAATTGTTGATGATGATACCATTGCGATCAACAACGAACTGTTCGATGCCGGTTTTTATCCGCACCATTTGATCCCGGAAGTGCGTATTCCCCTGCATATAAAGGTTATTTCTGACGCCAGAGAAAGTGAGTCCCTGCTTTAA
- a CDS encoding sensor histidine kinase: protein MQAKVSFRLGAVIGTIIFVTVLVSYLSLGGQLTELLREASRRELHRDLLLNRQILEEKPAGWLEADSADAWADRVGSALELRVTLIDLQGRVIGDSYIPAKKLAVLQNHRNRPEVEAALQTGYGEESRYSQTVKEQMLYIAVPVGRPKPRALLRFAKPLYDIGIFEKGIRKSIEQGLFFALFFSFVAGLLGAFFLARPLRNLAEIARKRLQDDLSGTIPVDRQDEIGMLARAFNTMSDEIKKMRRSEEWFRAVFSGIREAIIVTDAAGDIILVNPAASRIFRIEGAMFKSRPLRHLSDSRLEELFSRVHKSHLALIKEEMAFETAKGRRIMQISSMPVMQGERFDGTVFVLNDITKLRNLERVRRDFVSSVSHELRTPLTSIKGYTETLLEGAMHEPEHASAFLKIILQESEQLTALVNDVLDLSRIESGRIEYHFSAVDLRTVIAKSVDQLRLALEKKAVRLDVSIADDMPQLHADSGYLEIVVRNLLDNAIKYVDAEHGKIRISAFRSGDYVQLDVEDNGIGISKQDLGRIFERFYRVDKARSRELGGTGLGLAIVKHIVLAHKGHVEVRSRVSQGSVFSVLFPVASDSSVNRN from the coding sequence ATGCAGGCAAAAGTTTCATTCAGGCTCGGGGCTGTTATCGGCACGATTATTTTTGTAACCGTGCTCGTCAGCTATCTTTCACTTGGCGGCCAGTTAACCGAGCTGCTCAGAGAGGCATCCCGCAGGGAGTTGCACCGCGATCTTCTGCTTAATCGCCAGATACTTGAAGAGAAGCCCGCAGGATGGCTTGAGGCCGATAGTGCCGATGCCTGGGCCGACCGGGTAGGGAGTGCACTTGAACTCAGGGTTACGCTCATCGATCTTCAGGGAAGGGTAATCGGCGACTCCTATATTCCTGCAAAAAAACTCGCTGTTTTACAGAACCACCGCAACCGCCCTGAAGTAGAGGCGGCATTGCAGACAGGGTACGGAGAGGAGTCCCGCTACAGTCAAACGGTTAAGGAGCAGATGCTCTATATTGCGGTACCTGTCGGACGGCCAAAACCCCGGGCCCTTTTGCGTTTCGCCAAACCCCTTTACGATATCGGCATCTTTGAGAAAGGAATCCGCAAAAGCATCGAGCAGGGGCTCTTTTTTGCGCTCTTTTTCTCTTTTGTTGCGGGTCTCCTCGGGGCGTTTTTTCTGGCCAGGCCGCTTCGCAATCTGGCGGAAATCGCCCGGAAACGGCTCCAGGATGACCTTTCCGGCACCATTCCCGTTGACAGGCAGGATGAGATCGGTATGCTGGCCCGTGCATTCAACACCATGTCCGATGAGATAAAAAAAATGAGGCGCAGTGAAGAGTGGTTTCGCGCTGTTTTTTCGGGAATCAGGGAGGCAATCATTGTTACCGATGCTGCAGGAGATATTATACTCGTCAACCCGGCGGCATCAAGAATTTTCCGGATTGAAGGGGCCATGTTCAAATCCAGGCCCCTCCGTCACCTCTCCGACAGCCGGCTTGAAGAGCTGTTCAGCAGGGTACACAAGAGCCATCTGGCGCTCATCAAGGAGGAGATGGCCTTTGAAACAGCGAAAGGACGTCGAATCATGCAGATCAGTTCCATGCCGGTCATGCAGGGGGAGCGGTTTGACGGAACGGTTTTTGTCTTGAATGATATTACCAAACTTCGCAATCTTGAGCGGGTTCGTCGCGACTTCGTATCCAGCGTGTCGCACGAACTGCGTACACCCCTGACGAGCATCAAGGGATATACTGAAACGTTGCTCGAAGGGGCGATGCATGAGCCGGAACATGCCTCTGCGTTTCTGAAGATTATCCTTCAGGAGAGTGAACAGCTTACCGCACTGGTAAACGACGTGCTTGATCTCTCCAGAATCGAGTCGGGCCGCATTGAGTACCACTTCAGTGCGGTGGATCTCAGGACTGTTATAGCAAAATCGGTTGATCAGCTTCGTCTTGCGCTCGAAAAGAAAGCGGTACGGCTTGATGTCAGCATTGCCGATGACATGCCGCAACTCCATGCGGACAGCGGATATCTGGAAATTGTGGTTCGAAACCTGCTTGACAATGCCATTAAATATGTTGATGCAGAGCACGGCAAAATCAGGATATCAGCATTCAGAAGCGGCGATTATGTGCAGCTTGATGTGGAAGATAACGGCATCGGTATCTCGAAGCAGGATCTGGGAAGGATTTTTGAGCGCTTTTACCGGGTTGACAAGGCCCGTTCCAGAGAGCTTGGCGGAACCGGACTCGGGCTTGCCATTGTCAAACACATCGTTCTGGCTCACAAAGGCCACGTAGAGGTTCGTTCCAGAGTCAGCCAGGGATCGGTCTTCTCGGTTCTTTTTCCGGTTGCATCAGATAGTAGCGTAAACAGGAACTGA
- a CDS encoding response regulator transcription factor has protein sequence MSDPMLLVVEDDPHLAQLLGFNLERAGFKCHVSSTGEEALLQLVRKSFDLVLLDVMLPGIDGFEVCRQIRQNQLFKDLPMIMLTAKGEEIDRILGFELGIDDYVVKPFSPRELILRIRAILKRDRRHGGRVPEQLTAGTLDVDLVRHQVILEGRELLLTLMEFKLLAALLKRKGEAQSREKLLSDVWDVDRSINTRTIDTHITRLREKLGETGRMIKTVRGFGYKFDEEA, from the coding sequence ATGTCGGATCCGATGCTTCTTGTTGTTGAGGATGACCCCCATCTTGCACAACTGCTTGGCTTTAATCTTGAACGGGCAGGCTTTAAATGTCATGTTTCATCAACAGGCGAAGAGGCTCTTCTGCAACTTGTCCGAAAAAGTTTTGATCTCGTACTGCTTGATGTCATGCTTCCCGGAATTGACGGTTTTGAGGTGTGCCGGCAGATCAGGCAGAATCAGCTTTTCAAGGATCTTCCCATGATCATGCTCACGGCAAAAGGTGAGGAGATTGACCGGATTCTCGGTTTTGAACTGGGTATCGACGACTATGTTGTCAAGCCGTTCAGTCCCAGAGAGCTGATCCTCAGGATCCGGGCCATTCTCAAGCGCGATCGCCGTCATGGCGGCAGGGTGCCGGAGCAGCTCACCGCAGGTACGCTTGATGTCGATCTTGTCCGTCATCAGGTTATCCTTGAAGGCAGGGAGCTTCTGCTTACCCTGATGGAGTTCAAGCTGCTTGCTGCGCTGCTCAAAAGAAAAGGCGAGGCGCAGTCACGCGAAAAGCTGCTCAGCGATGTCTGGGATGTTGACCGCTCCATCAACACCCGCACCATCGATACCCATATTACCCGGCTTCGTGAAAAGCTCGGCGAAACCGGACGGATGATAAAAACCGTACGCGGATTCGGTTACAAGTTTGATGAAGAGGCTTAA